From the genome of Streptomyces sp. NBC_01304:
CGGCGTTTGAGGACACCGCCCGAAAGGCGGAAAGCTTCGCAGAATTACGGGAAGGGGCGGGGCGGGGAGAAAATCAGCCCTCGGCCCGCTGATGATAGGTACGCCGGGTGTGCTCGGTATGCGCCCGCATCACATCCTTGGCCCGCTCCTCATCCCGCGCGGCGATCGCCGCGATCAAATCGCGATGCTCGATCCACGACTGCTTCCCCCGCTGCCGGGCAACCGGCGTGTAATACCACCGCACCCGCCGATCAACCTGCCCGGCCAGCTCGGCAAGGACCACGTTCCCCGCCAGCTCCATGACCTTGGCATGGAACCGCGCATTGGTCGCGACCACCAGGTCACGCTCCCCGTCGGCGACAGCCTTCTCCCCGATCTCGCACAGCTCCTCGAGCGCGGCGATCCCCGCCGTGCCCGCATTGGCCGCCGCAAGCCGCGCCGCCTCCGCCTCGAGCAACGTACGCACGGTGAGCAGCTGGTCGGCCTCCTCCTCGGTGGGCTCGTGCACAAAGGCACCCTGCGCGGGCCGCAGATCGACCCACCCCTCGGTGTTGAGCCGCTGCAGCGCCTCGCGCACGGGCTGGCGGGACACCCCGAGGTGCCCGGCGAGTTCGCTCTCCACGAGGTGCTGGCCCGGGCGCAGCGCACGGGTCGTTATCAGCTCGAGGAGCGCCTCGTACACCCGCTCGCGCAGCGGGCCGGGCCGCTCCAGTTTCGGCACGGCACCCTGTGGCAGTCCTGCGGACAACATCGCGGTCCCCCTCCTCGGCTACTGACAGCCCTCGGCTACGTACAGCCAAGTCTCCCTACTACATTGGCTATCGTCTACAGTCTACCGAGCACAATGGCCAGATCCAGAGGGAGTTGACCTCATCACACCGGCCCCAGAGGCACGCGGTGAAGACGTCACGGGCAGCGCACGACCTGCCCCGCATAGCTGAGGTTCCCGCCGAAGGCGAAGAGCAGCACCGGCGCCCCGGGCTCGATCTCCCGCCGCTCCACCAGCTTGGACAGCGCGAGCGGCACGCTGGCCGCCGAAGTGTTCCCGGACTCGATCACATCGCGGGCGACCACCGCGTTCACCGCCCCGATGCGCTCGGCGAGGGGCTCGATGATGCGCAGGTTGGCCTGGTGCAGCACGACCCCTGCCAGGTCCTCGGGGGTGATGCCCGCCTTCTCGCAGACCTTGCGGGCCAGCGGCGGCAGCTGGGTGGTGGCCCAGCGGTAGACGGACTGGCCCTCCTGCGCGAAGACCGGGGGCGTGCCCTCAATGCGTACGGCGTTGCCCATCGTCGGCACCGAGCCCCACAGGACCGGCCCGATCCCGGCCGGCTCGCCCGCGGGGGCGGCCTCGACGACCGCGGCGCCGGCGCCGTCGCCGACCAGGACGCAGGTGGTGCGGTCGGTCCAGTCGGCGACCTCGGACATCTTGTCGGCGCCGATCACCAGGGCCCGGGTCGCCGATCCGGCGCGCAGCGCGTGATCGGCGGTGGCCAGGGCGTGCGTGAAGCCGGCGCACACGACGTTGAGGTCCATGGCGGCGGGCGAGGGGATGCCGAGGCGGGCGGCGACGCGGGCCGCCATGTTCGGGGAGCGGTCGATCGCGGTGGAGGTGGCGACCAGGACCAGGTCGATGTCCTCGGGCGCGAGCCCCGCGGCGGCCAGCGCCTTGGCCCCGGCCTGGGCGGCGAGCTCGTCGACCGGTTCGTCGGGGCCCGCGATGTGACGGGTGCGGATGCCCACGCGGCTGCGGATCCACTCGTCGCTCGTGTCGACCAGTGCCGCCACGTCCTCATTGGTGAGGACCTTGGCGGGCTGGTAGTGGCCGACCGCGGCGATGCGCGAACCGTGCGCTGTGTTCATCTGTGGAACCCCTCGTGCCGGTGACATCAGGACCCACCAGTCTGCTCAGCGACTGGTGGGTAGCAGGGCACGTAAAGCGACAGGATTCCGGCACGGGCCTTGGAGGCTTCTCATGATCTGCGCGGCCGCCCTTATCCCGAGGGCACGTCCGCCCTTATCCGGCGAACACGCACATCCTCCCCGGGAGGGACGGCCGCGCTCCGTCCCGCGAACAGCTGTGTGGCCATCCCGCGAACAGCCGTCCGGCTACCCCGTGAACAGCTGCGTGGCCTTGCGTACGAGTTCGTACAGGCCGTAGCCGAGCGGCAGCCCGACCCACAGCCAGGCGAACAGGATCAGGCCGCGGCGGCTAGGCGTCCTCCCTGACGGTGTCGTCATCACTTGCCTTCCTCTGCGCGGGGACGTGGTGGTGGCGCCGGTGGACGGGACGTACGAGCTCATTGGCCACGAAGCCCACCGCGAGCAGGCCGATCATGATGGTGAGCGAGAGCCCGTAGAGCCCGGCGCCGCTCTTGCCCGCCGCCTCCTGGGAGTCGGCCACCCGGTTCACGATCAGCGGCCCGAGCACGCCCGCGGTGGACCAGGCGGTGAGCAGCCTGCCGTGGATGGCGCCCACCTGGTACGTGCCGAAGAGGTCCTTCAGATACGCGGGGATCGTCGCGAAGCCGCCGCCGTAGAAGGACAGGATCACCAGGGCGCAGCAGATGAACAGCGGCTTCGAGCCGTCCCCGAAGCGGGCGATCAGCAGGTACATCAGCGCGCCCACGCCGAGGTAGACCCGGTAGGCGTTCTTGCGGCCGATCAGGTCGGAGGTGGAGGACCAGCCGATGCGGCCCGCCATGTTGGCCGCCGAGAGCAGCGCCACGAAGCCCGCGGCCGCGGAGGCCGTGACGGGTGCGCTGGAGTCCGCGAAGAAGTCCGTGATCATCGGGGCGGCCTTCTCGAGGATGCCGATGCCCGCGGTGACGTTCATGCAGAGGACGACCCACAGGCACCAGAACTGCGGGGTGCGCACGGCGGAGCGTGCGGAGACCTGGGGACCGGTGAGTTCGGGGGCCCGCTGCTCGCCGCTCGCGCCGGTGGCCGGCCGCGGGACGCGGATGAGGAGTACGCCGAGGGACATGAAGAGGGCGTACGTCACTCCGTGGATCAGGAACGCGAGCGCGATGCCCTGGGTCCCGAGGGGGAAGGACTCGATCATCTGCGCCGACCAGGGCGAGGCGATCAGCGCGCCGCCGCCGAAGCCCATGATGGCGATGCCGGTGGCCATGCCGGGCCGGTCCGGGAACCACTTGATCAATGTGGAGACCGGCGAGATGTAGCCGATGCCGAGCCCGATGCCGCCGACGAAGCCGTAGCCGAAGACGATCAGCCAGTACTGCTCGGTCCAGGCGCCGAGGGCGGCGAGCACGAACCCCGAGGAGAAGCAGTACAGCGCCACGGTCATCGCCCAACGCGGCCCGTTGCGCTCCACGAGGGTGCCGCCGAACGCGGCGGACAGGCCGAGCATCACGATGGCCAGCTGGAAGGGCAGGGCGCTCTGCGTACCGGAGAGCCCGAGCTGCAGTTCCAGCGGCGGCTTGAAGACGCTCCAGGCGTAGGCCTGGCCGATGGAGAGGTGGACGGAAAGGGCTGCGGGCGGCACCAGCCAGCGGCTCCAGCCGACAGGTGCGAGAGGCGGGCTCATGGTCGCGAACTCTAGGAAGGCCGGGGCGGGTTGGGAAGGGTGTCGACCGAACACCCGTATGCGATATGCAGTTTCGTCGAACCGTTGAGTCAATTGAATGATCTAACGCGACAATTGGCCCGTCCGGGGCAAAATGCGCATCCACATTTTTCCGGTTTCGTTGCTAATCGTGAGGCCCGTAAACAGGGCTTCCCGAAAACGAAGGAAAATGATCATGTTTCGTAAGTCCCTGGCCGTAATCGGCGCCATCGCCGCCCTCTTCGCCGCCGCCGTCAGCCCGGCCTTCGCCGCGGGCGGGGACGACGCCCCCGGCGGGAACGCGAAGGGCAACGCCAAGCTCGGGCTCGACATCCCCAACACCACCGTCGGCGACAAGCTGTGCGGCGCTCCGTGGCACTGGACCGGCCCGGGCAACGTCGGCGCCGGCGACGGATCGTACAACGCCTGCAACCGCCCGTCGGGCGGCAGCGACCGTGACAGCGGCATCAACATCCTCAACGACGCCTGTCTCGCGCCCTGGCAGTGGAACGGCCCGCTGTCCATCCTTTCGTCGACCGCTCCCTACAACGCCTGCAACGAGAAGTCCGGCAAGGACATGGTCGTGGCCCCGAAGGAGCTGACCCTGCAGGGCACCGCCACCACCACCTCCAACACCAAGGTCGGCAAGAACTGACCGCCGCCCGACCCGGCATCCCCGAGCCCTGCAGCCCGGCCCCTCTCCCCGAGGGGCCGGGCTGCGGCACGTCCGCCACCCGAACCGCCGCTCCGCGCCAGGTCCGCCGCCCGCACCCGAACGCGGCCCCGAACGCGGGACCCGGTCAACTCCCGCTCCTGTGCGAAGTCTTGCCGCACCTCATTCCATACTGTAGACAATATTCAGTCGACATCGAGTGGCCCGGCAGCCGAGCGTCCGCCCGGTCCGCTCCCGTCCTTCGACGCCCTTCCATCGGTTCCCTCGACCGAACGGAGAGCCAAGTGAAAGTCGCAGTTGTCGGTGCCGGAGCGATCGGCGCCTACGTCGGAGCCGCGCTGCACCGCGCCGGCGCCGATGTCCATCTCGTCGCCCGTGGACCGCACTTGGCGGCCATGCGGCAGCACGGAGTCAGGGTGCTCAGCCCGCGCGGTGACTGGACCGCGCAGGTGCCCGCGACGGACCGGCCGGCCGACATCGGCCCGGTCGACCATGTCTTCCTGGGACTCAAGGCCAACTCCTATGCGGCGTGCGGGCCGCTGGTCGAGCCGCTGCTCCAGGACCACACGTCGGTGATCGCCGCGCAGAACGGCATCCCCTGGTGGTACTTCCACCGGCACGGCGGCCCGCACGACGGGCAGCGCGTCGAGAGCGTCGACCCCGGCGGCTCGGTCAGCGCGGTCCTGGAGCAGCGGCGGGCCATCGGGTGCGTCGTCTACGCGGCAACGGAGCTGGAGGGTCCGGGAGTTGTACGCCACCTCGAAGGCACCCGGTTCTCCATCGGCGAGCCCGACCGGTCGGTGTCCAAGCGCTGCCTGGAGTTCAGCGAGGCCATGCAGGCGGGCGGGCTCAAGTGCCCCG
Proteins encoded in this window:
- a CDS encoding GntR family transcriptional regulator, whose protein sequence is MLSAGLPQGAVPKLERPGPLRERVYEALLELITTRALRPGQHLVESELAGHLGVSRQPVREALQRLNTEGWVDLRPAQGAFVHEPTEEEADQLLTVRTLLEAEAARLAAANAGTAGIAALEELCEIGEKAVADGERDLVVATNARFHAKVMELAGNVVLAELAGQVDRRVRWYYTPVARQRGKQSWIEHRDLIAAIAARDEERAKDVMRAHTEHTRRTYHQRAEG
- a CDS encoding beta-ketoacyl-ACP synthase III, with amino-acid sequence MNTAHGSRIAAVGHYQPAKVLTNEDVAALVDTSDEWIRSRVGIRTRHIAGPDEPVDELAAQAGAKALAAAGLAPEDIDLVLVATSTAIDRSPNMAARVAARLGIPSPAAMDLNVVCAGFTHALATADHALRAGSATRALVIGADKMSEVADWTDRTTCVLVGDGAGAAVVEAAPAGEPAGIGPVLWGSVPTMGNAVRIEGTPPVFAQEGQSVYRWATTQLPPLARKVCEKAGITPEDLAGVVLHQANLRIIEPLAERIGAVNAVVARDVIESGNTSAASVPLALSKLVERREIEPGAPVLLFAFGGNLSYAGQVVRCP
- a CDS encoding MFS transporter small subunit; its protein translation is MTTPSGRTPSRRGLILFAWLWVGLPLGYGLYELVRKATQLFTG
- a CDS encoding OFA family MFS transporter, with translation MSPPLAPVGWSRWLVPPAALSVHLSIGQAYAWSVFKPPLELQLGLSGTQSALPFQLAIVMLGLSAAFGGTLVERNGPRWAMTVALYCFSSGFVLAALGAWTEQYWLIVFGYGFVGGIGLGIGYISPVSTLIKWFPDRPGMATGIAIMGFGGGALIASPWSAQMIESFPLGTQGIALAFLIHGVTYALFMSLGVLLIRVPRPATGASGEQRAPELTGPQVSARSAVRTPQFWCLWVVLCMNVTAGIGILEKAAPMITDFFADSSAPVTASAAAGFVALLSAANMAGRIGWSSTSDLIGRKNAYRVYLGVGALMYLLIARFGDGSKPLFICCALVILSFYGGGFATIPAYLKDLFGTYQVGAIHGRLLTAWSTAGVLGPLIVNRVADSQEAAGKSGAGLYGLSLTIMIGLLAVGFVANELVRPVHRRHHHVPAQRKASDDDTVREDA
- a CDS encoding 2-dehydropantoate 2-reductase: MKVAVVGAGAIGAYVGAALHRAGADVHLVARGPHLAAMRQHGVRVLSPRGDWTAQVPATDRPADIGPVDHVFLGLKANSYAACGPLVEPLLQDHTSVIAAQNGIPWWYFHRHGGPHDGQRVESVDPGGSVSAVLEQRRAIGCVVYAATELEGPGVVRHLEGTRFSIGEPDRSVSKRCLEFSEAMQAGGLKCPVEPDLRKDIWIKLLGNISFNPISALTRATMVQMCRHRTTRQVIELMMAETLAVAEALGCRPDISIERRIAGAERVGDHRTSTLQDLEKGKPLELDVLLAAVVELASIADVPVPTLRTVDAISDLLARGTAA